The Vibrio splendidus genome has a window encoding:
- a CDS encoding cytochrome b: MDNNVKNYNPLARAMHWISALAIFGLFGVGLWMVDLSYYSEWYKTAPDYHRSVGILLATVTVLRLLWKLVTASPKVEGKSYEVAAAKIAHGFMYINLAVLFISGYLISTSDGRGIDVFNWFTVPSMGELFENQSDLAGTIHYYAAWVLIIMASVHALAAIKHHVIDKDDTLRKMIGASK, translated from the coding sequence ATGGACAACAACGTTAAAAATTACAATCCCTTAGCAAGAGCAATGCATTGGATTTCAGCACTAGCAATATTTGGCTTATTTGGTGTAGGCCTATGGATGGTTGATCTTTCATACTACAGCGAGTGGTACAAAACAGCGCCAGACTACCACCGTTCGGTAGGCATTCTTTTGGCTACAGTTACTGTTCTCCGTTTGCTTTGGAAACTAGTTACCGCGTCACCTAAGGTGGAAGGCAAAAGTTATGAAGTTGCAGCCGCTAAGATAGCGCACGGCTTTATGTACATTAACCTAGCGGTTTTATTTATTTCAGGTTATTTGATTTCAACATCAGATGGCCGTGGGATCGACGTGTTTAATTGGTTCACTGTTCCAAGTATGGGTGAGCTATTTGAAAACCAATCGGATCTCGCAGGAACGATTCACTACTATGCTGCATGGGTACTGATCATTATGGCATCAGTGCACGCCTTAGCGGCGATAAAACACCACGTTATCGACAAAGACGATACGCTACGAAAAATGATAGGAGCTTCAAAATGA
- a CDS encoding EAL domain-containing protein, with protein MQFIAKYQDLTLRSVYQPIFDSSMTQIGVEALVRISNSKGAIVRPDHFFHSDETSCTDKINVERLSRAIHIRNFAQSTIRHLHLFLNVLPNVGELFAAEKVSDSLLAKRLHELNLSCEQIVMELVELNVESEERLKDAAHSLAENGFQIAVDDFGTQASTEQRVRHINPHIIKIDRSVMLDFEQGDTSEMELALKLATQIGAKTVIEGIETQQQLAAMQNLGFDMYQGYHLAMPKPIELDLRLAI; from the coding sequence ATGCAGTTTATTGCGAAATATCAAGACCTAACACTTAGAAGTGTCTACCAACCTATATTTGATTCTTCTATGACTCAGATAGGTGTAGAGGCTTTAGTTCGAATTTCGAACAGCAAAGGTGCCATTGTTCGCCCTGATCACTTCTTTCATTCCGACGAAACCTCATGCACAGACAAAATTAATGTCGAGAGGCTGAGCCGAGCCATTCATATACGCAACTTCGCACAGTCGACTATCCGTCATTTACACCTATTCTTGAATGTTCTTCCTAATGTTGGCGAGCTATTTGCTGCAGAGAAAGTGAGCGACAGCTTGCTAGCTAAACGCCTGCATGAGCTTAACTTATCGTGCGAACAAATTGTGATGGAGTTGGTCGAGCTTAATGTAGAGAGTGAAGAACGTTTGAAAGACGCGGCCCATTCATTAGCGGAAAATGGTTTTCAAATCGCTGTTGATGATTTCGGAACACAAGCGTCAACAGAACAGCGGGTTCGCCATATTAATCCTCATATCATCAAGATAGATCGCTCTGTGATGTTGGATTTTGAACAAGGTGACACAAGTGAAATGGAGTTGGCCCTAAAGCTTGCTACTCAAATCGGTGCGAAGACGGTAATCGAAGGGATAGAAACCCAACAACAACTCGCAGCGATGCAAAATTTAGGCTTCGATATGTATCAAGGTTATCACTTAGCCATGCCAAAGCCGATTGAGTTAGATCTCCGCCTCGCAATCTAG
- a CDS encoding efflux RND transporter permease subunit: MNIAEYSIKNKVISWLFLVILAIGGVTSFGNLSRLEDPAFTIKDAMIISTYPGATSMEVEEELTYPLEKEIRQLPYIDKITSTSSNGMSQIMVSMKMDYGPDELPQIWDEMRRKINDLQPTLPSGVNSVQIIDDFGDVFGVMIMLTGDGYDYVELKQYADYLTREIELVEGVGKVSIAGDQQEQLFVEMSLERLAALNLDMSMVTSLLSQQNSVVSAGEVMLNGQNLTIKPNGTLSTVEELENLIIHGRDTGNLIRLKDVAEVTRGIQEKPGNVLTYNGKPAINLGIAFSSGVNVVEIGNALDAELDRLESIKPAGVELNYFYNQAQEVDKSVADFLISLVEAVAIVIIVLLFAMGLRSGLIIGLVLLLTVFGTFILMDYNDVELHRISLGALIIALGMLVDNAIVVVEGILVGLKKGKTKLQAAKDIVTQTQWPLLGATIIAITAFAPIGLSKDATGEFMGSLFWVLCFSLFLSWVTALTLTPFLAEMLLKEEDKVDENVDPYKGILFVVFGACLKVALRFRWLTVVSMVALLAVSVVGFGMVKQQFFPPSNTPMFYVDMWMPEGTDVRETIKQTEKVESYIRQQDDVEFVTTTVGQGMQRFALTYQPEKSYEAYSQLQVRTTDRDTMFEVLEELDKDLANKFEQPTFQFKLIEFGPSPASKIEARISGADPQILRSIAVEVEDILLADPGSRNVRHDWRERTKELVPLFNESKARRLGISKTDLSETLQMAFGGYNIGLLRDGTHMLPIVARLPEAERFDFESLNNVKIWSPSLQTYIPVEQVIDGVELQWSEPLIQRRDRKRTLTVLADHDVLGDETPASLFARVKPKVEALELPAGYNISWGGEYESSKDAQESLFGSLPMGYLLMFIITMLLFNSLRKPLVIWFTVPLSIIGVSIGLLGTNMPFSFTAFLGLLSLSGMILKNGIVLLDQINTELSTGKDPYLAVVDSAISRVRPVSMAALTTILGMIPLVFDAFFGSMAITIMAGLGFATVLTLIVVPVMFAILYRIKPSTAGY, translated from the coding sequence ATGAACATCGCAGAATATTCAATAAAAAACAAAGTAATCAGCTGGTTATTTCTCGTCATATTGGCCATTGGTGGCGTGACGTCTTTTGGTAATCTATCCCGTTTGGAAGACCCAGCTTTTACTATTAAAGATGCCATGATTATTTCAACTTACCCTGGCGCTACGTCAATGGAAGTTGAAGAAGAGCTGACTTACCCGCTTGAAAAAGAGATAAGACAGCTGCCTTATATCGACAAGATCACTTCGACCTCGTCGAATGGCATGTCTCAAATTATGGTCAGCATGAAGATGGACTACGGTCCAGACGAGCTACCACAAATCTGGGATGAAATGCGCCGTAAGATCAACGATCTACAGCCAACACTACCAAGTGGTGTTAACTCTGTTCAGATCATCGATGATTTTGGTGATGTGTTTGGCGTGATGATCATGTTGACGGGTGATGGATACGATTATGTCGAGCTCAAACAGTATGCTGATTATCTCACACGCGAAATCGAACTGGTTGAAGGCGTAGGCAAGGTAAGTATCGCAGGCGACCAACAAGAGCAATTGTTCGTTGAGATGTCACTTGAGCGTTTAGCGGCGCTGAATCTAGATATGTCGATGGTTACGTCACTGCTATCACAACAAAACAGTGTGGTATCAGCTGGTGAGGTAATGCTCAATGGCCAAAACCTAACCATCAAACCGAATGGCACTTTAAGTACGGTTGAAGAACTAGAAAACTTAATCATTCATGGCCGCGATACAGGTAACTTGATTCGTTTGAAAGATGTCGCTGAGGTAACTCGCGGTATCCAAGAAAAACCGGGCAATGTATTAACTTACAATGGCAAACCAGCAATTAACTTAGGTATTGCGTTCTCTTCAGGCGTAAACGTCGTTGAAATTGGTAACGCGCTTGATGCGGAACTTGATCGCTTAGAAAGCATTAAGCCAGCCGGTGTTGAGTTGAATTACTTCTACAACCAAGCGCAAGAAGTGGACAAGTCCGTTGCTGATTTCTTGATCAGCCTAGTGGAAGCGGTCGCAATTGTTATCATCGTACTTCTGTTCGCGATGGGCTTACGCAGTGGTTTGATCATTGGTTTGGTTCTGCTGCTGACTGTATTCGGTACGTTCATTCTGATGGACTACAACGATGTCGAACTGCACCGTATTTCACTTGGCGCATTGATCATCGCGCTTGGTATGCTGGTGGATAACGCAATTGTTGTCGTTGAAGGTATTCTGGTTGGCCTGAAAAAAGGTAAAACCAAGCTTCAAGCAGCGAAAGACATCGTGACACAAACACAATGGCCACTGTTAGGTGCGACCATTATCGCTATCACAGCGTTTGCACCGATTGGTTTGTCGAAAGATGCAACGGGCGAGTTCATGGGTTCGCTGTTCTGGGTACTGTGTTTCTCACTGTTTTTGAGTTGGGTAACAGCACTAACACTAACGCCATTCCTTGCCGAGATGCTGCTTAAAGAAGAAGACAAGGTTGATGAAAACGTAGACCCTTACAAAGGCATCTTGTTCGTTGTATTTGGTGCGTGCCTGAAAGTAGCTCTTCGATTTAGATGGCTTACTGTAGTAAGTATGGTCGCGCTATTAGCAGTTTCTGTCGTCGGTTTTGGTATGGTGAAGCAGCAGTTCTTCCCGCCATCAAATACGCCAATGTTTTATGTCGACATGTGGATGCCGGAAGGCACTGATGTTCGTGAAACGATCAAGCAGACAGAAAAAGTCGAAAGCTACATTCGTCAACAAGATGACGTGGAGTTTGTGACAACAACGGTTGGGCAGGGTATGCAACGTTTTGCGCTGACATATCAACCAGAGAAAAGTTACGAAGCCTACAGTCAGCTACAAGTTAGAACGACTGACCGTGACACCATGTTCGAAGTCCTAGAAGAGTTAGACAAGGACTTAGCCAACAAATTTGAACAACCTACGTTCCAATTCAAATTGATTGAGTTTGGCCCGTCACCAGCTTCAAAAATCGAGGCTCGTATTAGTGGTGCCGACCCACAAATCTTGCGCAGTATTGCGGTTGAAGTAGAAGATATCTTGTTAGCGGACCCAGGCTCTCGAAATGTTCGTCACGACTGGCGTGAACGTACCAAAGAGCTCGTGCCACTGTTTAACGAATCAAAGGCTCGTCGTCTTGGTATTTCAAAGACGGATCTGTCCGAGACGTTACAGATGGCGTTTGGTGGCTACAACATCGGTTTACTGCGTGATGGTACTCATATGTTGCCTATTGTTGCGCGTTTACCTGAAGCAGAGCGTTTTGATTTTGAATCACTAAACAATGTGAAGATTTGGAGCCCATCGCTGCAAACCTACATTCCAGTTGAACAAGTGATTGATGGTGTAGAGCTTCAATGGTCTGAACCACTGATTCAACGTCGTGATAGAAAACGTACGCTAACCGTACTGGCTGATCACGATGTATTGGGTGATGAAACGCCGGCTAGCTTGTTTGCTCGTGTTAAACCAAAGGTAGAAGCATTAGAGCTACCAGCAGGTTACAACATTAGCTGGGGTGGCGAATACGAAAGTTCGAAAGATGCACAAGAATCTCTATTTGGTTCACTGCCAATGGGTTACTTGTTGATGTTTATCATCACCATGCTTTTGTTTAACTCGCTTCGTAAGCCACTTGTGATTTGGTTTACGGTACCACTTTCTATCATTGGTGTTTCGATTGGTCTGCTAGGGACTAATATGCCATTCAGCTTCACGGCGTTCCTTGGCCTACTGAGCCTAAGCGGCATGATTTTGAAAAACGGTATCGTCCTGCTTGACCAGATCAACACGGAACTCTCAACAGGTAAAGACCCATACCTAGCGGTTGTCGACAGCGCGATCAGTCGTGTGCGACCGGTATCTATGGCAGCACTAACAACTATCTTGGGCATGATTCCCTTGGTATTCGATGCATTTTTCGGCTCGATGGCGATTACCATCATGGCAGGCTTAGGCTTTGCTACCGTACTAACGCTAATAGTAGTACCAGTGATGTTCGCTATTCTATATAGAATCAAACCGTCCACTGCGGGTTATTAG
- a CDS encoding DUF2164 domain-containing protein, whose protein sequence is MTIQLDSKQKSELTHTLQKYLQDELDVDLGQFDTEFLVDFISKKFGAVYYNKGIEDAQKVMERKMLDISDELYEIEQIVEI, encoded by the coding sequence ATGACCATTCAATTAGATTCGAAACAAAAGTCTGAGCTCACTCATACATTACAAAAGTACCTGCAAGATGAACTCGATGTAGATCTTGGTCAGTTCGACACGGAATTTTTGGTCGACTTCATTAGCAAAAAGTTTGGTGCGGTGTATTACAACAAGGGAATAGAAGATGCTCAGAAAGTCATGGAACGAAAAATGTTAGATATCTCAGATGAGCTCTATGAAATTGAACAAATCGTTGAAATATAG